The sequence GTTATAATGTAAAGATGGGAGACATTGTAATTATCAAAAGGTATAAAGGTGGTGGATGAAAGAACAGGAACTTCCTGCTGCATCAGTGCAACAGATACTGCCTGTGTGAAGCTGATAATGTTCACTTGTATGTATTGCATTGTAATTGTTTACATTGttcctgccccccccccgcccccacccacATATTCTCAAGATGAACACCGTCATAAAATCTATCTGCTCTTGATACGGGCTTCCTAAAGCAGAAGAAGTTGGAAGCAGTGTTCTCAAACGTCGTACCCCCACATCCATTCGCTCTCCATCAGTCACAGCATTTAATACCGACTGAGTATTTAAGCCTGTCGGCCTAATTATACTGCGAGACAACCAATCAATCATCTGATCATAAGTGCTTTTGCTGCCCTGGTCAGCCTGTCATAGCAGCAGTGCTTGATGGGCACACAAAGGAGCCAGATCTCTTGGGAAATTAGAGGTTTGTGCAGGGAGGTGTTGCCACCTCTTTCAGTCAGCCTGgatctctcttctctctctgtttcagacGGCCAGTGGGAATGTGGAGGCCAAGGTGGTTTGTTTCTACAGAAGGAGAGACATCTCCCACAGCCTCATCCAGCTCGCAGACAAACATGCAAGTGAGTCATCACACATTCAGACTCTGTTTAGGTTCTACATGTGAAAGTTACAGCCCCATTCAGGCAGTCCAGTGTAAACTCCAACTTAAAGCCTAAATGATAAAGTGAGAGTTACTTATAAGtcaaataacagaaaatgaattttcaACTATTTCCTTTGtagtcatttttcaagaaaaaattAACTGTAGGTTTGATATTTGATATTGTTCCACTCTTAATTGGCAATTGTAGTTTTATTCTTGAAgtgttgtttggacaaaacaaactaTCCCATATCACCATCTTTggtgttttaataaaaaaaagaaattgtaatGGACCACACAATGAATTGAGTACTTGAactgagacaaaataatctgcagatgaaTCGattatgaaacaaaatgaaatgcaataTTTACAATTGTATGAAAAAAAcgcatatttgtatatttgagAAGGGAGACTCAGtagattaactgattaatggACATTTCAGCACACTCTCAAACTGAATGCTCTTCAGCCCTGGTTGTATTTTTCAGTCATCCATAAAGAGAGCAAATGCCATTATGGGCGGTCTGCTTCATATCAGTGAGGCAGACATTTCCAGCAGTGTTTCCATTTAGCATATTCTTTGCACAATGTAAGATTTACTATcaataggatttttttttttttaaccccttcGTGCCGACCACAGCTCCAGAGTGCAACCCATTTAGTCACAGCATTTTTGGAGATGGTGCAATGATTCATACATAGGCGCTCTGGTGTGACTTGAAAATATGCTGCTgttcatatttatatatcacAGTAATTTTTGAATTTATCACTGGGAGGGAGGGGAATTGGAGTGCGAGTGTGGCTGTATGaagatggaaggagaggaaggggcTCTTATTACAACACCACCTGTTCTGTGTGGAAAGCCTTCTACCTGTTTCCAGTGATGCTTCACTTGGCCGTTTGGtgacaataaaacaaattattGGTGACTTTctgaaagtaaagagaaaaaaaaaactcccctgTACCAAACCAATCTCACAATCTTCATGAGTAGAACGTTTGAGGTGAGGAGTCAGCAACAGGAGACACAGTGAAGAATGGTTCTTGTGACTAAGACTCAGCACTGACAGGAAAGACAGGAATAAATTGTGCGGTATAAATATGGTtctgtgtaaaacctgttttGCTGATTTGACTAGACTCTGTAAACATAAAGCGACCTTGGGCACAAAAATGTAAACCATACAGTATGCAGGGACATATGCATTGATCGCTGTGCGGTGCCAATTCAACAAACTATTTGGAATCAGTCGTCTACCAGCTGGTCagcagaagagacagaaacaacaataaaatttAACACCACAATTTATGGCTCAGATTAGTTCAGGGGAAAAACACGAGGACAGCCAGTGATTTTTGatttacagaaacaaaacaatgtgcaGAGTTTATAGGAGTCAAGACTGAAATGTCTGCACGCTTTAACAAACTACAGACCTTGGTTGAGATGAGAAAATATAAGAGTGTTGCTGTGaatatttatttctaaattAGGGCAAAAAATTCAGGAGCGAGTGCCGCTCCTCTTGGTGGAGTTACTCTGGAGCTATGTCAGCAaaatttgcatgtgttttgtctCATGCTGATTAATTATTGCAGcccaagattaaaaaaaaaaaacaaaaaaacagctgtggGCCAAAAATTAGCTCCACAGGAGAGTGAACAGGTTAGTTCACCCAAAtctcaaaaaacacatttagccAAATAACCTCAACAGTATCAaaccatgcagatagtttttttttctgcaacagAGATCACTGCTGCCTACCTAACACATTAGAGGTGAATAGAAATATATTTGTGTAACtcaaagaatccaaaaagtAGATTTGAAAAATTTGGGCAGAGCCTGTGACTTCTTCCTCGTTTACCTTTCCCACGACAGCGATATGTGAATGGATACAGCCTGAAATATGTCAGTATCTTGCTGCAGATACTCATGAATTAGTCACCATTCGCTAACCTCAGTGGCAAATAAGAGATAGACTTCCTGTAGTTGGCTTCTAGTGGTTTGCCAGTGGAAAGCTTTCAATATGAAGTAgcagcagcaagaaaaaaaaaaaaagcaaagcagtttGCATTAGTTTTGTCTTTGCACAGCAATTACAGCTCTGATGTATCAAGGGAGAGCAGACCACACTGGTACCTGTtggattaaaggaaaaacagcaaTAGAAGTGGGACCCCCTTCACTCAATGTTGGAATTAGGAGCTTTGTGTCTGAAAACTCCCACTTCATGCTACAATAGGCCGTGGGTGCAGAAGTTAGAGCGTACTGTAAGCAAGGTTTGAagttctctctcagtctctctttttaCTTCCGTTTCTTCTGTGTGCACAAACGCGACTGTCCAAGCGCCTGCAAAGTTGTCCCTATCTGCACAACTCATCGTGTCTTGCCTTTCTCTTTGACGGCGCATTTGGAACGGCCATAAAAACTTTTGTCTTCATACGTCTTTAGGATTTTTGTGACTGGAATACGAAGCTGTGCCAGTGCCAGTATCTACCCAATGAAAACAACTGCAATACAAATAGACAAATTGGCAATAGCAGGCAATCATTATTTATCTAGGTATATGGCTGCACTGTGTAacagtgatttaaaatgtttatcttCTGCCTGCATAATGTGCTGACTCCGCTGCAGTAAACCATCTAATCCAGTGTTTATGTATGAGCACTATGTTctgaaaattacatttctaGTAATAGTCCTGAGCATAATAGGTTGGCTGTCTTTTAATAGATGGCAGCGGTATCTTGTGATTGCCATGTCCTCGGGAGACTTTTTAAAAGCCTATTGTTTTATATAGGAAGGAAGCACAGTTAGGAAGTATCAGTGAAGGACCTTGTATGAAATCTGAGAAATAAATGGATGAATTTCTTCTGTTGGTCAGTAATTAATCTGTCACGAGTAAGCCCTCATCActtctctgtcatttttcttcACGGTGCCCTCTGTGACACGACTATTTAATAACAGCAGTTTCTCTTTTAATATGTTATTTGAAGTGATTTTCTTCTGCGTGTGCGTTTGCAGAGGAGttggaagaggagaaggagaacccgacagagacagagctcacagaaaaacagaaacaccagctTCGCCACAGAGAGCTCTTCCTCTCCCGGCAGTATGAGAGTCTACCTGCGACACACATCAGGTACTGCGCACAGAATCACTcaacgcacatacacactggaTCGTACAGCTCATCATCTAGAGGCAGTGCTCATGGGCAGTCACTCATCCAGCCACGAACACGTCTTATCAAACAGTGctcacttcctgtgtctgtgcttgaCATGATGCATGTCCCCCACTCTCTTTCGCTTTTAGGGGGAAGTGCAGTGTCGCATTATTGAATGAGACTGAAGCCGTTCTTTCATACCTTGACAAAGAGGTGAGCCAGAGAAAAGAGAACTTGAAATGTCATTTCctgctgatgtttgtttgtttactgcagACTGCATGGCAGGTGGCAGGCCTAGTCAAACTTTGTAcgcttttttttcaaatgtcagatGTCTAAAACTGAGGCAACGGTCCGGTGCTGCAACTAACTGTTACTTTCAGTGTTGGTTGATCAcacaattattttcttgatttatcGGTTGATgagttgggggaaaaaaagcaagtgtaaaaacactgcaccTTTAAATGTAGGTGCtaattcttttctctttttggtaATGGACGCGTTGTTTCCTCCAGGATACCTTCTTCTACTCGCTGGTGTATGACCCGACACAGAAGACCCTGCTGGCCGACAAAGGAGAGATCAGAGTGGGACCGCGCTTTCAGGCAGACGTACCTGAAATGCTACAAGAGGGTCAGTCTTAGTCAGAACTGCACATGAGCTGACTCGCTCAGTATTAGGTTTTGTTATATGCATCTGTGTCAAAGCTTGTTTTTCATCTTTAGCCTCATTATCCACATCTTTAGTGCGTGTTTCATCTCAAAGGGTAATGGCAGGGAGAGGTAGCTGGTGTTTTGGGTTTAAGAATGTGTATGCTTTGTTCTGATCATGGATTAAATACCATTTTGTGACAGATTAAGCTTGGATCTGGTAAAAGAACATCCTCATCAGCTACTTCATATTCAAAACAACATATTCGGTCTGGTACAATCatgaaatgtgtgatttttttcagcagtgagtGGGCAAATTCCAGGCATTTTCATGGGGTTTATACTCATGAACTGAACTTGTAGCAAATAACCAGGGATTATAAACCGATTTTCACTGATTTCACTGTCTGTGGCCTCTGTCCTGCAGGTGAGGCAGACGACAGGGACCAGTCGAAGCTAGAAGAGAAGCTGTGGGATCCAGAGTGTCCACTCACTAACAAACAGATAGACCAATTCCTAGTGGTGGCACGGTAAATCACCATTCACCTCTGACGACCAGAAACAGAAAGTGTCAGACAGTAGCACGTTAGATTTCCTCCAGTGTGCAGCTGCAACTACTTAAATTCTCACCGCTGAGATGGAACAATTCTCGATATTGACACTTTATgacttttcctgctgtgaagGATATTGCATTCAACTCCATTATTttgctctgtttgtgtatgaTAATGCAAAGTATGGCTGCAAAAATAATTGCACACTCTTGTTGTTTGAGGAATGGCTCATACTGTAAGTTGGGCTCAAtagtttcacttttatttatcaGACAGTATGTACATGCATCAGTGTTTATTTCACTTAAAATAGACGAAAATAGCAATAGAAATTAATAATACAGagattgtgtttaaatgttgtagttaaaagaaaacaatgagcCCCAGTGACTCAGGTGTATAATTATAGAGTAATGTTCTGGTACACAAAAATTACTGAGATTTTTTCGTATGCATCATTGTTCAGGGCGGTGGGTACTTTTGCTCGGGCGTTggactgcagcagctcagtcagaCAGCCAAGCTTACACATGAGTGCGGCCGCAGCCTCTCGAGATATCACACTGGtgagctggacacacacacaaaggcactcTCAACCTGCAGCACCCTATCGGGTCTTAAATGACAGATTATAACTCCCTTCCCGTGTCCCTCGGTTGCAGTTCCATGCGATGGACACACTGCATCGTCATAATTACGACCTGTCCAGTGCGCTGAGTGTACTGGTCCCAGCGGGTGGCCCAGTGCTCTGCAGGGATGAGATGGAGGAGTGGAGCGCCTCAGAAGCCGCCATGTTCGAAGAGGCACTAGAGAAATACGGAAAAGACTTCAACGACATCCGACAAGACTTTGTAAGTGTGTTTTTATAACTGTGCTCACATTCTGTCTTTTCTGAAGTTTTTTCAGCTGGAATTTGTGGGGGTGTCAGTCTTCTGCCACAGCAAACAGCCTCTGAGATGCCAAGGTCTTCTTACAAATTATCAGGATGCAAAGCAAGCTAAATGTGGCTCAGACAGCCCCTGGACTCCAAAAGTTACTGTTGGAATAAGAATATTCTTTGTTTGTCTTCATgaaaagatgagagaagaagaaCGGGGGAAgaaaattaataatttatttcatAGATGCTAAACATagacaaaaatgaatgtttagGAAGTTGGCAAAAAATGAGCCAAAATCAATCTGGACTCTAGAGGCTCTGTTGGTAGTTTTGAAAAAGTGAACAGATTTCATGTTCTGTGCACTCCTCCAGCATAATCCACTTCACCACTGTCCATTCATATGCTCATGTATGCCAGTGGGAAAAACCTCTTATGTGGTGTGCTGTTCGTCCTGAATTTGAGCCAATCGACCAAAGTACCGTGAAAGCAGCAAACAGTTGCCGTGTGTTCGGATGTGTCTTGGTGAAATACGTGACTTTTTGCAGCGTACTTAGCATGCTGTTTGGCAGTGGAGGTGTTTGATTATGCTGCGGGAGTGGTTTGAGAAGTCTCTGCAGACTTTTGGTTCTTCCTTCCCCCCCACAGTGGAAACTTgtcacaatggaaaatcctttGTAATTGGCCTGAATTCAAGCTGACCGCATTCGCTCATCTGTAAAGGACGAAATTACCAATTTTAGAAACCACCTTTCAAGGCTATTTGATTCTCTTGAACTTTCCCGTCTCACCATCTACCTATACTGTACAATAAAGGCAGGATATGGGTGTATGCGGTGGCACCAGGTGCTCATGAATACTTATTAAATGTGtgaatcactgtgtgtgtgtgtgttttcgtcTGAGGCTCAGAACCAAGCAAAGCTGGTAGCTTTCAGCCTCTGTGGTCACGATGCCTCTCACTCATGAATATACATGGAGGCTTTCGCACCCAGATGGCAAGAACATGAGATATTAATATCATTAAtttactctctgtctgtccccctccacccccaaccTCACACTTCTTCATTCTTTCCTCTTGTGAAGCTGCCATGGAAGTCTCTGACCAGTATCATAGAGTACTACTACATGTGGAAGACCACAGACAGATATGTGCAACAGGTGAGACTAATCCAGTGTTTTCAAAGCAGTGAAATTAAGTATTTCCTTCATTaactgtctttctcctctgacgTGGACAGTCtgacagtttttgaaaagtcttaaaaatcTCTTACAGCAAAAGTCCTTGTAAGGCATTAAAAAATCTTGAATTTAGCATTAGCTCGTTGGCTCGTTGCCTCATAAAGGACAAGTGTCGATTTAAGAAGAAGCTTAAATGAactcagtatttttttaattgggTAAATGTTCCATCAGTTTTCTGCCATGTATCTGAGTCCAGGTGACGTCAGTTGATTAATAATGTACTAGGAGTTATTGTTATATACAGCTAGGTGGTagtgacagaaatgtttttgttattaatgAATCACTCTGttggttgtttttctgtttttctctgagcaGAAGAgactgaaagcagcagaggcagagagcaaaCTGAAGCAGGTTTATATCCCCACATAGTAAGtaacttcatttcactttttaataTTCAGAGGTAGACGCTGGCGTCATGGCTGTACCCGTGCCTGCAATATGATATGTATATgtaataattaatttgtttaaattcaGAGCACTGCAGGGGGGGAGAAGTTGCAGCTGAGTTGGTGTGTTTCTTaaatcttttcttcttctctgacagTAACAAACCCAACCCCAACCAGATCTCAATGACCAATGGCAAGATGGCGACAGTGAATGGAGCGGGCCCCGGGGCCTACCATGCAGCAGGCGGAGGCAGAGCCTGCGAGAGCTGCTATAGTGAGTTTTGTTTGTGCGTGTGAAATTAAATCGCAAGGCCAGCGAGCGTGGGTAGTttagaaataaaagagaaacagatgcagCTCAGAGTCCATGGTAGCATAGTCTGTGGCTTCAGGAAAATAAcgctgcttcacaataaaagccttacaatgaaaaaaatctttcattttaaagcagcaacagaaactgttatgtttgtatttgtagaaGCTGAATCAGTCATTCAGTCTTGGAGCAGAGTGGATGTGAATCATGAAATATCTCAGGATTTATGACAAAGGACTCTCGATGACAGTCGGTCACTGATTTTTGCCTTCAGCACATTGTGGTTTAGTTTCTTGgtcaaataaaatgcaaataactGGAATCGGGAATAAATTCAAACAATAACTTTTATTCTACCCACTCAATTATCTGTGCAGGCAGTTTCTTCACTTTGTTAAGTCAGTGTAGGTACTAACCTCATCAGTCAATAAAAAGCATCCGCTCTGACGGCTCCTTGTGCATGGatattgataaaataatttAGGGGGAGTCTAGAGACAGTGAAAAATGGATTGTTGTGCTGAGTGTCTTGAGACCAGTGTTCTCCTGCGAAGCACTTAACAAGCATTAATGCGTTTCGTGCATTAACAGCCATGCAGTCGGCCCAGTGGTACTCATGGGGACCTCCAAACATGCAGTGCCGTCTGTGCGTGTCCTGCTGGATGTACTGGAAGAAGTACGGCGGCCTGAAGATGCCGAGCAGAGCAGAAGGCCCCGAGGAGAGGACCTCCCCGAGCCCGGCGAGCAATGTAAGCTCAGTCAGTGACGTGGAGGGCAaatgtgtgtcagaatcagGGTGTCTGCATgctcatatgtttttttttcctatacaTCCACAgttgaattaaaaatgaatttatgtCTTTATAAACGACATTCAAGAAGCCACACAGGACAGTACGGGCACCCTGTGACTGTAGAAATTTGAATGTAATTATAAAAGAATAGAAGACGAGctcagattttctttgttaGAGATTGATTTGCAGGTGACACAATACAGAGACCCAGGCTCCCGCCCTGTTTCTGGGCTGAACAGccattttcacagcacacattttgACAGGAAAGGCACAGTTGTGACTAATAACATAAATGATTGCTTTGTTTAATTCAAGTGCCACTTTTAAAACCATCCCAGTGAGCCCTAATGCACAATACCGGAGTCCTGGAGTGGGCTAATACAAATGGAGAGCAGCGCTTTactaatgttattaattacaccagTGCGTTTCCTGCCATTCTccaatatacacacatacatggcaGTTTATCTTATTTAATAGCCCTGTGATAAATCCCACCTTCAGAAAGATTATAAGCTTCTGTTTTTGCTGTAGCTGTTTAAGAGACATGTTGATTCGACTTTATGACCAGTTTTGGAAGCTGCAGTTACCCTCATTGACATAAACGGAGCCACGTAATACAGTTAAATAGCACTACaacctccaaaatgaccataaagttgaatcaagGCCTAAAGCTAAATTTCTTTCAACCTTCAATTAAGCTTTGTGGAGGTGAGATTTATTTCTGGGCTGCTTTTATTTGacagtatataaaatataaacatatatataaaaactttgtctatatttttatttgtctgtgtttttatggacAAATAgagtttatacacacacacacatacatatactgtatagtTATAGTAAGAAGCTGATTAGGAATATATGTTTTCAGGgcctttttaaaagcatttcagTTTTCAAAGCGTCTGAAATGCTTTTGAATCAGCTGCCCTCTGTAGATCTGTATTCAGTGGCCTTCTCTCTGcgtctccctccttcctcgtcAGGAGTCTCGTTCACGAGGTCACGCCCCTCGCCAGTCCAACCACATGGTGCCGATGCGAAACAGCGGCAGCCCCAAGTCCTCCATGAAGACCAAGCAGGCTTTCCTGCTGCAGGCCACCCGCCTCACCAAGCTGGCCCGGCACATGTGCCGTGACATCATCAGGCTGCGCCGTGCCGCACGCCGGCCCTTTGTCCCCATTAACTGTGGGGCCATAAAGGCAGAGTGTAAGAGCTCTTTAAATTCCTCCTAACTTCTGCCAcatggacacatacacacacacacctgcagacagagcaTAACATATGCAGACAtgcaaaaacaccaacacacacacgcacacacacaccctcaccaCCTCTTCTCACCCCGACTGCCCCACCATCAAACCCCATCTTTTCCCTCCCCCTGCCCCCccttgtctgtttctctttctgtttttattattattgttattattattattttggtttttgtattCTCCCACCCCCTGTTTCCAATAAAGACTGCCTGTCCTCATGATTATGAGTTTTGATCATCTTTTCATtcgtgttttttatttttattttattttgtttttattcttttatctgTCATGGTTCTTAGTCACTGTGAACTGAAAGCCAATGTTGGAATTACACACAAAGATTTATCGGTTAAACAGGGCTATTCTGCAAGAACACCCGCTCTGAAAACACACGCGCAATGACTGATTTTACTCCTGTCGTTAACAAAGTAGACTGTAATAGGATCCAATAGAAGTCATATTCTAGTCTGAGCCGTTTATTTGCTGACGTTAGATGTAGAGAGAATGTATTTTACTAAGAGAGGCTCTATTTTGCACGGCGCCCCTGGCAAAGGCGTGCCTACTCTGTGCTGTCATGGCTGAACGAGTTGTCTCAGCCACAAATGTTTATTGTAAATACTGAACCTCAGCTTCACTGTGTTTGCCATCACCATTTTTTTAAGGaacatttttattcctttttttttttttttttttttgctcatgcTCGTGCTTAAtcgtgtgtttttgtgagtgtaTTAGACAAAATGAATGGATTGATAATGAGCTTTGGACTGATGAAACTTGAAAGAAGGGAGGTTAAAGACTTGTTTGTCTGGTACAAAGAATAACTAGCTGCTCTTGACTTTCTGCCGCTGGCTGCATCCTCCCCGCTGTAGATCAGGCCCAGCCCATAAGAGGTCATCCCCTGGACCATGGTTTCTTGCCATACCATCCACTCAGCTATTCTCCTGTGTTCAAATCATGCAATATTCATAAGAGTCCATCCTGTTGCCTCATCTGTCTTGTAAATCCTGCGGCCAGGATTTGCCATTCAGAGccatcctcctccctccactttGCCACCCTGTCCTTCGTTTCCTAACAACTGTTGCAATATTCTCATCTCATCTTCTAcctctttttgctcttttctttcatcactgtgtgaatgtgagagtAGACCTCCAATAAAGTCACACCTGAAAGCATCTCTTCCGAGTCCTTGTGCTTCATGTGTCCATGTTATCTGTCCATCAACTCCACCACACTCAGAGGAACCACAGCGGCACGCCTCCCCTCCCCAGCATGGACTCAGTGACCTTCAGTGCCTGCTCTCATAACGCCTTCATATtttgatgtatgtgtgtttacagtatgttttttattttttgtttgtgtgtgcatgtaagcATGTATTAATAACtacatgtgcatgtgcgtgaGACAATTGTTCAGTGGTCGTGCCGTCTCTAGAAGCAAGTCACCATATTAATACCTCTGAGTGATTTGCTCATGTGTATTGGCTCCTGCCTCCTGTGATGTTGCTCctcattcattttaaacatgAGAAGAGGTCATTCTCATCTATGTAAGACATCCTTGTTCCAACCATAAACTGCTTGTCCTTCTATCAACTGATTTTATGCACAGAATTAAATTAACACGCTGACTTGGTTTTTATTGTATGATTCTGCTTAAATGTTAAACAGTATTTAGTATTCTTGGTCAGTACAGAGTAGAAGGTGTTAATGCAATCTGAGAAACACTGCGCTGGTTtgtaaaatgtgtatgtgtgtgtgtgtgtttggtttagACATGTTAAGGGTGTCAGAAGGTCAGGGGACTCGCCTACCCAAAACCAGAGCCGCCCAGAGGAGCACTCTGACCAGTGTCCTGCAGTTTCTAGGTAAATCAATGCGCATGATCAGCTTAAACAGCGAATTTGACCATAACCAGTCTGATTTTACTCCTTTGTACTGAATAACTGtcaaatcaataaaatatgagTAGAAAATATTCAGGTGATTCACAGGAGCCAGTtgatgcagctgctgtgtggtgtCTCTTCCAGAGTCTCGTCCGGCAGCCCACGCCCCTCGCTCCCACCGCACCCCGGGCCTGCAGACGCCTCCCCCTCGAcgcctcctctcttctctcccacaTGGCCCCCATGGCATGCTGGGGAAACGTAGCTACCATCACCACAGCAGGGCCGAGCCGGACAGGCGCTcaggtagacacacacagacacacattttgtttaacaaaaatgacaacaacaaaaaaaaaaaaaaaaaaacagctgaactaATTCCACAAAAGTAATTATAACTTGTTTTTCAATAAGACTGTTATTGCTTAACTTAATCCTGCCCAGAAGCAAAAGTCATTACTTGTTCTGTTAAACCTCCACCACACCACCCACCCCGCCCtcaaaataaacaagcaaaccgccaaaaaaaaaaaaaaaaggaattggaAAATGCATCCCCTCTTGATTTTAACTAAGTTACTCATGATGTGAATGAACCTTGGGGACCAAACAGTGTTGATATCTAATGTTCTTGTCATCATTTTGCTTGATAAAATCAAATTAGTGGAGATTCACCCGGAGTTGATAACCTTTTCTGCCATTTCTTATCTAAACTAGCTCGTTGGAGAGAATGACAACTAATTCTAATGAAAACGAATCAGCAGATGGGGGTCATTTGGATAATTTGGATGAttcaacttcagtctgacactttgttttttattggtaACTTCACTATTTTTACTGAAATTGAAACACAGTCATTTGTTGCACCACTTGTAACTAGGAAAAGTAATAAACTAATCAATACTATTCACAACTGACAGATTCCCTCATGCATACTTTGcatctttctctcactgctgtggctttgtttttgcAGAGAACCCAGGTACAACAGGTGGACCCCTCCTGGTACGTGTCTTTTACTCTTTTTTAATGAATCCTGTATCACTGTATCACTGATTATTGTAATTAAATAACACTTAATTGTCTTTTTGCAGCACAACGGCCGCAACAACAGCAGTGGAAGCACCCGAGGTGGAGTAATGATCCGCAAGAGACGCCCGAACTGGATCGATGCCCCCGATGACAGCTTCTTCCTCGTCACCCGGGAGACCAGGTAAGCAAAGGTGACCCCTTTCTgacctctgattggctgactgtgtgtatgtgtatgtgtatgtgtatgtgtatgtgtatgtgtatgtgtgtgtgcgtgaaggGAAAGCAAGTGATGCTGAGAGCCGAGCGACAGCAGATAACAGGAACTGATCTGTGACTAAAAGGGACACTGGGTTATTTTTGTCCTTTGGTGACTTCACACAGCTGTGtagtgcgcacacacaaacagacacaacacaacacaacacaacacaacacaacacaacacaacacaacacaacacaacacaacacaacacacgtGTGCTTAAATTCACACAGACccactgagctgaaacagag comes from Toxotes jaculatrix isolate fToxJac2 chromosome 21, fToxJac2.pri, whole genome shotgun sequence and encodes:
- the mta3 gene encoding LOW QUALITY PROTEIN: metastasis-associated protein MTA3 (The sequence of the model RefSeq protein was modified relative to this genomic sequence to represent the inferred CDS: deleted 1 base in 1 codon) — translated: MAANMYRVGDYVFFENSSSNPYLIRRIEELNKTASGNVEAKVVCFYRRRDISHSLIQLADKHARELECECGCMKMEGEEGALITTPPVLCGSLLPVSSDASLGRLVTIKQIIGDFLKELEEEKENPTETELTEKQKHQLRHRELFLSRQYESLPATHIRGKCSVALLNETEAVLSYLDKEDTFFYSLVYDPTQKTLLADKGEIRVGPRFQADVPEMLQEGEADDRDQSKLEEKLWDPECPLTNKQIDQFLVVARAVGTFARALDCSSSVRQPSLHMSAAAASRDITLFHAMDTLHRHNYDLSSALSVLVPAGGPVLCRDEMEEWSASEAAMFEEALEKYGKDFNDIRQDFLPWKSLTSIIEYYYMWKTTDRYVQQKRLKAAEAESKLKQVYIPTYNKPNPNQISMTNGKMATVNGAGPGAYHAAGGGRACESCYTMQSAQWYSWGPPNMQCRLCVSCWMYWKKYGGLKMPSRAEGPEERTSPSPASNESRSRGHAPRQSNHMVPMRNSGSPKSSMKTKQAFLLQATRLTKLARHMCRDIIRLRRAARRPFVPINCGAIKAEYMLRVSEGQGTRLPKTRAAQRSTLTSVLQFLESRPAAHAPRSHRTPGLQTPPPRRLLSSLPHGPHGMLGKRSYHHHSRAEPDRRSENPGTTGGPLLHNGRNNSSGSTRGGVMIRKRRPNWIDAPDDSFFLVTRETRRARRMLSRSQLRHACRQPCEQITLRRVSQGPPQGLVLAPPHPHPSLRMRGPIVIHD